Below is a genomic region from Balaenoptera ricei isolate mBalRic1 chromosome 3, mBalRic1.hap2, whole genome shotgun sequence.
GCTAAAGGACTTTGCAGCTGGGATATTTAGGAATGATAACATTGAGCAAGGCAGATGACACAGAGAATGTGAGACAAAGGTAGCAATTCCAAGCAACATCTGAATATACTAATCATTTATTCTCGAGGTAATTGGACACTTAAGATTCTTAAGAAAAAGACTTTAAGAATAATTTAAATTACATGCAACTTAAGAAACATGGAGGTATATAAAAACTGGAAAACTAACACAAATCTGTTAATTTGCTAAAAATTATTGAGTTGTACACTAAAGAGAGGTGAATTTTGTGGTATgtaaactatacttcagtaaagctgttaaaacacacagagacatacatgcaaccaaaaaaaaaaaaaaaaccaaaaccccacaaacaaatggagaaatcaaaacagaacaaaaacaaactggaaaactgaaaatttcctcattttcttcctgAGCCTCCACCCACCAAACCTTTTCCCCAGAGATAATTACCACTAACAGagtttttctatgcatatataaatatatgaatatttaaaattggaTGACATATCATTGATACGGTATTCTGTAACTTAACTCTTTTTAACATAAAAACGTGGTAAGTGGCCTTTCATCCTAGTACATTAGAGCTTAActgcattccttttaatggctgcatagtcttactgacatttaaaaaatcatctctcTACTCATGAGGAGTTAAAGTACTTTCCCATGCCCAAGAGTTGTTAACAGGTCTTACCAAAGATCTTATCTTTCTGTGGCTGAGTTGCACCTCTCTTTGGATTGCTCTTCACCTCTATGTTTAAATTCTCACTTAAGAAGACATATTCTGTGATGAAGGTAAGGCCTTCGTTATTTGCTTTATAACTGAAGCTTGTTTCTGAGAAGGTCCCAAAATCCTTCTAAGTTAAAGATCAGGAAATGTAAACTTTTTTTCGGGAAGAGTGTTTACAGTGAAGTTCAAGAGCCCTGAACCATACCTAAGTTTCTCAGGGgacatattttcccttttttttttttccttgcccgAGGAAATGATATTAAATGGAATGGTAGAGTGTCATGTAAGTAGTCTTTATCGTAAAAGCAGACCAGAGGTTGAGTACTGATTTATCAATTTGATACATGAAAGTGAGTATGGAGGTAAATAACTCTTTCCTCAATTAcggtatgtgattttttttttttttttaaacctttctcaGGATAGAGAGATGAACTACCAGCAAAATCCTAGAGACAACTTCCTTTCTTTGGAGGACTGCAAAGACATTGAAAATCTGGAGTCTTTCACAGATGTCCTGGATAACGAGGGTGCTTTAACCTCAAACTGGGAACAGTGGGATACATACTGTGAAGACTTAACGAAGTACACCAAACTAACCAGCTGTGACATCTGGGGAACAAAAGAAGTGGATTACTTGGGTCTTGATGACTTTTCTAGCCCTTACCAAGATGAAGAGGTCATAAGTAAAACTCCAACTTTGGCCCAGCTTAATAGTGAGGACTCTCAGTCTGTTTCTGATTCCCTTTATTACCCTGATTCACTTTTCAGTGTCAAACAAAATCCCTTGCCCTCATCATTCCCTGGTAAAAAGATCGCAAGCAGAGCAGCTGCTCCTGTGTGTTCTTCTAAGACTCTTCAGGCTGAGGTCCCTTTGTCAGACTGTGTCCAAAAAGCAAGTAAACCCACTTCAAGCACACAAATCATGGTGAAGACCAACATGTATCATAATGAAAAAGTGAACTTTCATGTTGAATGTAAAGACTATGTGAAAAAGGCAAAGGTAAAGATCAACCCAGTGCAGCAGAGCCGGCCTCTATTGAGCCAGGTTCATGCAGATTCAGCAAAGGAGAACACCTGCTACTGTGGAGCCGTAGCCAAAAGACCAGAGAAAAAAGGGACGGAGCCTCTGCAGGGCCATGCCACTCCAGCTTTGCCTTTTAAAGAAACCCAGGAACTATTACTCAGTCCCCTGCCCCAGGAGGGGCCTGTGTCAATTGCAGCAGGAGAGAGTAGCAGCCTTTCTGCCAGCACATCGGTCTCAGATTCATCCCAGAAAAAAGAAGAGCACAATTATTCCCTTTTTGTGTCCGACAACTTGGGTGAACAGCCAACCAAATGCAGTCCTGAAGAAGACGAGGAGGACGAGGAAGATGTTGACGATGAGGACCATGATGAAGGATTTGGCAGCGAGCACGAACTTTCTGAAaacgaggaagaggaagaagaggaagaggattaTGAAGATGACAAGGATGATGACATCAGTGACACTTTCTCTGAACCAGGTATTGTAGTGCTTGGAGGCTTACTGAATTGACTTTTTGCTACTCTCTTGAAATAGAAAGTTTTGCTGTGGATGCTTTCTTTGTCTTAGTCTGGGGATTAAATGACTTAGTATCTTGACTTGGATATGTAATTGCTTTTATCTATTCAAACAGCTCTAAAATAATCACTCTTGCTCATGTGTAGTTCATATGCTGATTCCTCGAGGGCTTCTTCTTAATTTATCTTATGTTAAGTGATCTGTCACTCTCTTGAGCAGCTGTGCAAAGATGCCAATATtgattggtttaaaaaatattcctcttTCTGCATGTGTCCCTCTGTTATAATTGAGGTGTGTTTGGAGTCCCTAGAATGGTGAACCAAGCAATGATGG
It encodes:
- the CREBRF gene encoding CREB3 regulatory factor isoform X1, translating into MPQPSVSGMDPPFGDAFRSHTFSEQTLMSTDLLANSSDPDFMYELDREMNYQQNPRDNFLSLEDCKDIENLESFTDVLDNEGALTSNWEQWDTYCEDLTKYTKLTSCDIWGTKEVDYLGLDDFSSPYQDEEVISKTPTLAQLNSEDSQSVSDSLYYPDSLFSVKQNPLPSSFPGKKIASRAAAPVCSSKTLQAEVPLSDCVQKASKPTSSTQIMVKTNMYHNEKVNFHVECKDYVKKAKVKINPVQQSRPLLSQVHADSAKENTCYCGAVAKRPEKKGTEPLQGHATPALPFKETQELLLSPLPQEGPVSIAAGESSSLSASTSVSDSSQKKEEHNYSLFVSDNLGEQPTKCSPEEDEEDEEDVDDEDHDEGFGSEHELSENEEEEEEEEDYEDDKDDDISDTFSEPGYENDSVEDLKEMTSITSRKRGKRRYFWEYSEQLTPSQQERMLRPSEWNRDTLPSNMYQKNGLHHGKYAVKKSRRTDVEDLTPNPKKLLQIGNELRKLNKVISDLTPVSELPLTARPRSRKEKNKLASRACRLKKKAQYEANKVKLWGLNTEYDNLLFVINSIKQEIVNRVQNPREERGPNMGQKLEILIKDTLGLPVAGQTSEFVNQVLEKTAEGNPTGGLVGLRIPTSKV
- the CREBRF gene encoding CREB3 regulatory factor isoform X2 — encoded protein: MPQPSVSGMDPPFGDAFRSHTFSEQTLMSTDLLANSSDPDFMYELDREMNYQQNPRDNFLSLEDCKDIENLESFTDVLDNEGALTSNWEQWDTYCEDLTKYTKLTSCDIWGTKEVDYLGLDDFSSPYQDEEVISKTPTLAQLNSEDSQSVSDSLYYPDSLFSVKQNPLPSSFPGKKIASRAAAPVCSSKTLQAEVPLSDCVQKASKPTSSTQIMVKTNMYHNEKVNFHVECKDYVKKAKVKINPVQQSRPLLSQVHADSAKENTCYCGAVAKRPEKKGTEPLQGHATPALPFKETQELLLSPLPQEGPVSIAAGESSSLSASTSVSDSSQKKEEHNYSLFVSDNLGEQPTKCSPEEDEEDEEDVDDEDHDEGFGSEHELSENEEEEEEEEDYEDDKDDDISDTFSEPGIVVLGGLLN